One window of the Labilibaculum sp. genome contains the following:
- a CDS encoding insulinase family protein: protein MNKIVTLLFASILFSGLVSQAQYTTTIPLNSKVKQGKLSNGLTYYVMHNEEPKDRASFYFVQNVGGILEEDSQNGLAHFLEHMAFNGLENFPGKNMLDYLEKNGILFGRDINAYTAQDQTVYNISNIPTGSKGLMDSALLVLHDWSGGLLLEGKEIESERGVIHEEWRTRRNVRKRLGDQTSSVMYNNSKYAERDVIGSLDVIDHFEHSALREYYDKWYRPDLQAVVIVGDIDAEEIEEKVQALFSKIPMPKNAAERTYTQVEDSKEVAYVAAKDKEQKSLSIMWLFRSDLDAVKTEVTQRNDMAKGMFNQMLTARIAEKTKKLECSAMGIQVGGFDLARTKGGDYIYVMPKRGKELEAFSEALTELERVKRYGFTASELERTKVQYMRSYESYAANYSKITNDKWAEQLADLFLKAEPFPSLEWEMEFAAKTIPAITLEEVNAFVNSYSNVDNSALVLQGPDNETQVYPTKEELLAVAAKVKSSNVEAYVDEAGNQPLVAKKLKTVKISSQFKVEGTDASGYVLENGAKVVILPTEYSKDEISMSSFSFGGTSLIADKDLASADMATGISQMSGVGEFDATQLQKKLAGKIVSLNASLGELTEGFSGSASPQDFETLLQLLYLNFEAPRFEEAPFSAQMARMRDYVANIKVDNNKALQDTIALLSTNYSPRTLLFGEDFINKIDFKRAVEIYKERFSNASDFTFIFVGNINEEEHLPLIQKYIGNISSINKKEAFVDHKVGPSKGKTSRIFDREMAVPKTTVTYAIQGDFDYTLENRVMLNVVSQLLSKRYMTTIREEEGGSYGVGVSPSSSKLPTPEFSLNISFDCNPEKRDRLVEIVKEEIVKIQNEACDAVDLNEIKNNFIKSREEAELQNSFWMSSIQNNLMLGSKLTSKEDYIKLIENIDANSIQKFVKEILKNVNTVEVIMNPKK, encoded by the coding sequence ATGAATAAAATTGTAACACTGCTCTTTGCGAGTATTTTATTTTCTGGTTTGGTTTCCCAAGCTCAGTATACAACAACGATTCCATTGAATTCAAAGGTGAAGCAAGGTAAGTTATCTAATGGTTTAACTTATTATGTGATGCATAATGAGGAGCCAAAAGACCGCGCCAGTTTTTATTTTGTACAAAACGTTGGAGGGATTCTTGAAGAAGATTCTCAAAATGGTTTGGCTCACTTTCTGGAACACATGGCGTTTAATGGTTTGGAAAATTTTCCAGGTAAGAACATGCTTGATTATTTGGAGAAAAATGGTATTCTTTTTGGACGTGATATTAATGCTTATACTGCTCAGGACCAAACTGTTTATAATATCAGTAATATTCCTACAGGGAGTAAAGGGTTGATGGATTCGGCTTTATTGGTTTTGCATGACTGGTCAGGAGGATTATTGCTGGAAGGCAAAGAAATTGAGTCGGAGCGTGGTGTTATTCATGAAGAGTGGCGTACCAGAAGAAATGTTCGTAAGCGTTTGGGAGATCAAACATCATCGGTGATGTATAATAATTCGAAGTATGCAGAGCGTGATGTGATCGGTTCTTTGGATGTGATTGATCATTTTGAACATTCAGCACTTCGCGAATATTACGACAAGTGGTATCGTCCGGATTTACAAGCTGTAGTTATTGTTGGAGATATTGATGCTGAAGAGATAGAAGAGAAAGTACAGGCTTTATTCTCGAAAATTCCAATGCCGAAGAACGCTGCTGAGCGTACTTATACTCAAGTTGAGGATTCTAAAGAAGTAGCTTATGTTGCAGCTAAAGATAAGGAACAAAAAAGTCTGAGTATCATGTGGTTGTTCCGTAGCGATTTGGATGCTGTAAAGACCGAAGTAACACAAAGAAACGATATGGCTAAAGGCATGTTCAATCAGATGCTTACTGCCCGTATTGCTGAGAAAACTAAGAAATTGGAATGCTCGGCAATGGGTATTCAGGTTGGTGGATTTGATTTAGCCCGTACCAAAGGTGGTGATTATATTTACGTGATGCCTAAAAGGGGTAAAGAACTGGAGGCATTCTCTGAAGCACTAACAGAATTGGAACGTGTTAAACGTTATGGTTTTACTGCTTCGGAGCTTGAGAGAACCAAGGTGCAATACATGAGATCATATGAATCATATGCTGCAAATTACAGCAAAATTACAAATGATAAGTGGGCGGAGCAATTAGCAGACTTGTTCTTAAAAGCAGAACCATTTCCTTCCTTGGAGTGGGAAATGGAATTTGCCGCTAAAACCATTCCTGCTATCACACTCGAAGAGGTGAATGCATTTGTTAATTCTTATTCTAATGTTGATAATTCAGCATTAGTATTACAAGGTCCTGATAACGAAACGCAGGTTTACCCAACTAAAGAAGAATTATTAGCGGTTGCAGCTAAAGTGAAATCATCAAATGTTGAAGCTTATGTAGATGAAGCTGGCAATCAGCCTCTTGTTGCTAAGAAATTAAAAACAGTAAAAATTTCAAGCCAATTTAAAGTTGAAGGGACTGATGCCAGTGGTTATGTTCTAGAAAATGGTGCAAAAGTTGTAATTTTACCTACTGAATACAGTAAGGATGAAATTTCGATGTCTTCTTTCAGTTTTGGTGGAACATCATTAATTGCTGATAAAGATCTTGCTTCCGCAGATATGGCAACAGGAATCTCTCAAATGTCTGGTGTTGGTGAGTTTGATGCAACTCAGTTACAGAAAAAATTAGCAGGTAAAATTGTTAGTTTGAATGCAAGTTTAGGAGAATTGACAGAAGGATTTTCAGGTTCTGCTTCTCCTCAGGATTTTGAGACTTTACTACAATTGCTTTACCTGAATTTTGAAGCACCTCGTTTCGAAGAAGCTCCTTTTAGTGCACAGATGGCACGTATGAGAGATTATGTTGCAAACATAAAAGTAGACAATAATAAAGCACTTCAGGATACTATAGCTTTATTATCGACAAATTATTCTCCACGTACTTTGCTTTTTGGAGAAGATTTTATTAATAAGATCGACTTTAAAAGAGCAGTTGAGATTTATAAAGAGCGTTTTTCCAATGCGAGTGACTTTACTTTCATCTTTGTTGGTAATATTAACGAAGAGGAGCATTTGCCCCTAATCCAGAAGTATATTGGTAACATCAGCTCTATAAACAAAAAAGAAGCATTTGTAGATCATAAAGTGGGCCCTTCTAAAGGAAAAACAAGCAGAATCTTCGATCGTGAAATGGCAGTGCCGAAAACGACAGTTACTTATGCAATACAAGGTGATTTTGATTATACATTAGAGAACAGAGTGATGCTTAACGTAGTGTCTCAACTTCTGTCTAAAAGATATATGACAACGATTCGTGAAGAGGAAGGTGGATCTTATGGTGTTGGAGTTAGTCCATCATCATCTAAACTACCAACACCGGAATTCTCATTGAATATCAGTTTCGATTGTAATCCTGAAAAGCGTGATCGTTTGGTTGAAATTGTCAAGGAGGAAATTGTTAAAATTCAAAATGAAGCTTGTGATGCTGTTGACTTAAATGAGATTAAGAACAATTTCATTAAAAGCAGAGAAGAAGCTGAATTGCAAAACTCTTTCTGGATGAGCAGTATCCAAAACAATCTAATGTTAGGTTCAAAACTGACTTCTAAGGAAGATTACATAAAATTGATTGAAAATATTGATGCAAACTCGATTCAGAAATTTGTAAAAGAAATATTAAAGAACGTGAATACTGTTGAAGTAATCATGAATCCTAAAAAGTAG
- a CDS encoding cytochrome c biogenesis protein CcdA, with product MKLKFTVFAILMVMFSGFSFGQVLQPAKWKVEFSNKEVKVGDQLDVVFKASIDKSWHVYSNDFDPELGPIVIKFDFTENSSYERIGEVKPINAHKHQDEVWGGEVSYFENEAEMRQSILVKELPLHVKGTFEYQTCSDVSGQCVMGDNDFDLQIKGGAATAAQKVKAEAPAPVKESKDKKGLWAVFIFAFLGGLAAIFTPCVFPMIPMTVSFFMHSSENKAKGRMQAFFYGFSIIAIYSFIGTLLAVVMGPGFANFLSTHWVPNVFFFLIFMVFAASFFGMFEITMPSWMVNKSVSNEDKGGLLGAFFMAFTLVLVSFSCTGPIVGAILVASAGGEVLMPIVGMLGFSTAFAMPFTLFAIFPGWLNKMPKSGGWLNSVKVVLGFIELALGLKFLSIADQTYHWGILDREIYLAVWIVVFALLGLYLLGKLKFSHDSELKFVSVPRLLLAVVTFSFVVYMIPGMFGAPLKALSGYIPPQATQDFDINQIVRNNAGNSGAVHQEAHSAKYSDFLHLPHGLNGYFDYKEGMAAAKQQNKPVFMDFTGHGCVNCREMEANVWSDPQVLKRLQEDYIVIAMYVDDKTELPKEEWIVSNYDGKKKKTLGKKNADFQITRYNINAQPYYCLLDSDGKDVATPRAYDLDVNNFVRFLDEGIKNFKQKKTAAAIK from the coding sequence ATGAAATTGAAATTTACAGTTTTTGCCATTCTGATGGTAATGTTTAGCGGATTTTCGTTTGGACAAGTCTTGCAACCTGCCAAGTGGAAAGTTGAGTTTTCGAATAAAGAGGTAAAAGTAGGCGATCAGCTGGATGTTGTTTTTAAGGCATCGATTGATAAATCGTGGCATGTATACTCAAACGATTTCGACCCAGAGTTGGGACCAATAGTCATTAAATTTGATTTTACCGAAAATTCAAGCTACGAACGAATAGGTGAAGTAAAACCAATCAATGCCCATAAGCATCAGGATGAAGTTTGGGGTGGTGAAGTAAGCTATTTCGAGAATGAAGCTGAGATGCGCCAAAGTATTTTGGTGAAGGAATTGCCGCTGCATGTAAAAGGAACCTTCGAATATCAGACTTGTTCCGATGTTTCGGGACAATGTGTAATGGGGGATAATGATTTTGATTTGCAAATTAAAGGTGGAGCTGCAACAGCAGCACAAAAAGTGAAAGCTGAAGCACCGGCACCGGTAAAAGAATCTAAAGACAAGAAAGGACTTTGGGCAGTATTTATTTTTGCCTTTTTAGGTGGTTTAGCCGCAATTTTTACTCCCTGTGTATTCCCTATGATTCCTATGACGGTTAGTTTTTTTATGCACAGCAGTGAAAACAAGGCCAAAGGTAGAATGCAGGCTTTCTTCTATGGATTTTCTATTATTGCGATATATTCTTTTATTGGTACTTTACTCGCTGTTGTTATGGGGCCGGGTTTTGCCAACTTTCTATCAACGCATTGGGTTCCTAATGTTTTCTTCTTTTTAATTTTTATGGTATTTGCGGCATCCTTTTTTGGAATGTTCGAAATTACCATGCCAAGCTGGATGGTGAATAAGTCTGTATCAAACGAAGATAAAGGTGGATTATTGGGTGCTTTCTTTATGGCATTTACTTTGGTTTTGGTTTCGTTCTCATGTACAGGACCTATTGTGGGCGCCATTTTAGTTGCCTCGGCAGGAGGTGAAGTTTTAATGCCAATTGTTGGAATGTTAGGATTTTCAACAGCATTTGCTATGCCATTTACATTGTTTGCCATTTTTCCGGGATGGTTGAATAAAATGCCGAAGTCGGGTGGATGGTTAAATTCAGTAAAAGTTGTTTTAGGCTTTATAGAATTGGCTTTAGGTTTAAAATTCTTAAGTATTGCTGATCAAACTTACCATTGGGGAATTTTAGATCGTGAAATTTATCTTGCAGTTTGGATTGTAGTGTTTGCCTTATTGGGATTGTATTTATTAGGTAAATTGAAATTTTCTCATGACAGTGAACTGAAATTTGTTAGTGTTCCTCGTTTATTATTGGCGGTTGTAACCTTCTCGTTTGTCGTTTACATGATTCCAGGAATGTTCGGAGCCCCTTTAAAAGCTCTTTCAGGATATATTCCACCACAAGCAACTCAGGATTTTGATATCAATCAGATTGTACGAAATAATGCGGGCAATAGCGGAGCAGTTCATCAGGAAGCCCATAGCGCTAAGTATTCTGACTTTTTACATTTACCTCATGGCTTAAACGGATATTTCGATTACAAGGAAGGAATGGCAGCAGCAAAACAGCAAAACAAACCTGTATTTATGGATTTCACAGGTCACGGTTGTGTTAACTGCCGCGAAATGGAAGCGAATGTATGGTCTGACCCACAAGTGTTGAAGCGTTTGCAGGAAGACTACATTGTTATTGCCATGTATGTTGATGATAAAACAGAATTGCCTAAAGAAGAGTGGATTGTTTCCAATTATGATGGTAAAAAGAAGAAGACTTTAGGAAAGAAAAATGCAGATTTTCAAATTACAAGATATAATATAAATGCTCAGCCATATTACTGCCTGCTTGATTCGGACGGTAAAGATGTAGCTACACCAAGAGCTTACGATTTAGATGTAAACAATTTTGTAAGATTTCTGGATGAAGGAATTAAAAATTTCAAGCAAAAAAAAACGGCAGCGGCAATTAAGTAG
- a CDS encoding protein-disulfide reductase DsbD domain-containing protein, with product MKRKITGLVIMLMMVSGSSFGQILTPSKWKVELSKKEFKVGEVIDIVFKATIDKTWHLYSNDFDPELGPILIEFDFEKNESYERIGNVKPINAKKHYDKTWEGEVSYFENTAEMRQQIKIKNLPLKIEGTFEFQTCSDVSGQCVMGDDEFDITYPAN from the coding sequence ATGAAGAGGAAAATTACAGGTTTAGTTATCATGCTAATGATGGTAAGCGGATCATCTTTTGGACAAATCTTAACTCCATCGAAATGGAAAGTAGAGTTGTCAAAAAAGGAATTTAAAGTTGGAGAAGTTATTGATATTGTATTTAAGGCCACTATTGATAAGACTTGGCATTTGTATTCAAACGATTTTGATCCGGAATTGGGTCCGATTTTAATTGAGTTTGATTTTGAAAAGAATGAAAGCTATGAGAGAATTGGAAATGTGAAGCCAATAAATGCCAAAAAGCATTACGACAAAACATGGGAAGGCGAAGTAAGTTATTTTGAGAACACTGCTGAAATGCGCCAGCAAATAAAAATTAAGAACTTACCATTGAAAATTGAAGGAACCTTCGAATTTCAGACCTGTTCTGATGTAAGTGGACAGTGCGTAATGGGAGATGATGAGTTTGATATTACTTATCCGGCTAACTAA
- a CDS encoding thioredoxin family protein — MKKIILSLVSIFVFVSAFSQGIAFEHGTFAEALAKAKKENKTVFMDCYTTWCGPCKYLAKNIFTQDEVGAFFNKNFVCVKMDMESEAGKPLMEKYQISAFPTLLWLDADGKLQHKMVGAGDTQSLIAAATLALDPKNNWAALNKQFEKGDRSSEFMQRYIMTSANAGIDAKEAVDSYFSSKKPEELINAKDAELIASTIKSTSNPVFHFVLKNKARFYAVADKAQVDQFLEYTMFGEMVQLARKGDMEALSLKKKELIALDKEVGTKMVAFLDMNMLQSDPDQRKFYLAMADYGIKYDFDNFENLNQYAWTIAEAKEDLDKELVNKAVKMAKRSVELNTNFANIDTYACILNKAGRTEEAKIQAAKSIELAPEDEKKDLWSAIFLNEKN, encoded by the coding sequence ATGAAGAAAATAATTTTATCATTAGTAAGCATATTCGTTTTTGTCAGCGCATTTTCGCAAGGCATAGCATTTGAACACGGAACATTTGCAGAGGCCCTGGCAAAAGCAAAAAAAGAAAATAAGACTGTATTCATGGATTGTTACACCACATGGTGTGGTCCTTGTAAATATTTGGCGAAAAATATCTTCACCCAAGATGAAGTCGGAGCTTTCTTTAACAAGAATTTTGTGTGTGTGAAAATGGATATGGAATCGGAAGCAGGAAAACCTTTAATGGAAAAATATCAGATATCTGCTTTTCCTACTTTATTGTGGTTGGATGCCGATGGCAAGCTGCAGCACAAAATGGTGGGAGCAGGCGATACACAATCACTTATCGCGGCAGCTACGTTAGCTTTAGATCCTAAAAATAACTGGGCTGCACTAAACAAACAATTCGAAAAAGGAGATCGTAGTTCCGAATTTATGCAAAGGTACATCATGACCTCTGCAAACGCGGGTATTGATGCAAAAGAGGCTGTTGACAGCTATTTTTCAAGTAAAAAACCTGAAGAGCTGATTAATGCAAAAGATGCCGAGTTAATTGCCAGTACAATTAAAAGCACATCAAATCCTGTTTTTCACTTTGTGTTGAAAAATAAGGCCAGGTTTTATGCTGTAGCTGATAAAGCACAGGTTGACCAGTTTTTGGAGTATACCATGTTCGGTGAAATGGTACAATTGGCTCGTAAAGGCGATATGGAGGCTCTAAGTCTTAAAAAGAAAGAGTTAATTGCTCTCGACAAAGAAGTTGGAACAAAGATGGTTGCATTTTTGGATATGAATATGCTTCAAAGTGATCCTGATCAGAGAAAATTTTATCTGGCGATGGCTGATTATGGAATAAAGTATGATTTTGACAACTTCGAGAACTTGAACCAATATGCATGGACTATTGCTGAAGCAAAAGAGGATCTTGATAAAGAATTGGTAAACAAGGCTGTGAAAATGGCCAAGCGCTCTGTTGAATTGAATACTAATTTTGCGAATATAGATACATATGCCTGCATATTGAATAAAGCAGGACGAACAGAAGAGGCGAAAATTCAGGCTGCAAAATCAATAGAGTTAGCACCCGAAGATGAAAAGAAAGACTTGTGGTCAGCAATATTTTTGAATGAGAAAAACTGA
- a CDS encoding TlpA disulfide reductase family protein produces MKKILILLSIMLIALCVSSQNISTFKGKVHKLDSEKVVFVKNLATDEGEEIKVQEDGTFSFSTSIDQPEFDAAFVIGYFIFKVYVEPNRNYIVHMDLSVESDESRYNVLGDNLAENVFLKEYNQNFAKTYQLLDPLQVYDNFKDYNSSVSKLRSIEEGYLAQIDNPRFVREMKNRIKKNTLYYNYVFAFNWLKKNGEIVNDPDFDKYLLSEEWTGSGSEDFSDINTVLNYYIIFNMPEVDLLDIMKTMKKCLSNQDVLNQESTNVMGNILENRGKGDIGKMMKYYREICNDGKEIERIAAVRSMTKKLEIGALAPDFEMKDLEGNMLHLSDLKGKALFIDVWATWCGPCKLEIPHFKKIADHYKEDERIRFISISIDENSNAWKKLLLKEKPEWAQYIVDGGNGSELCKKYQINSIPRFMFFDKDGKIVNTHAPYPSEDDVLEYINSHL; encoded by the coding sequence ATGAAAAAAATATTGATATTACTAAGTATAATGTTAATTGCATTATGTGTTAGCAGCCAAAATATTTCAACATTTAAAGGCAAAGTACACAAGCTGGACAGTGAAAAAGTAGTTTTTGTTAAAAATTTAGCAACCGATGAAGGGGAAGAAATAAAAGTTCAGGAAGATGGTACATTTAGCTTTTCAACATCAATTGATCAACCCGAATTCGATGCTGCTTTTGTAATTGGATATTTTATTTTTAAAGTATATGTTGAGCCAAATCGTAATTATATCGTACATATGGATTTGAGTGTTGAATCAGATGAGTCGCGATACAATGTTCTTGGCGATAATTTAGCAGAAAACGTATTCTTAAAAGAGTACAATCAAAATTTTGCAAAAACCTATCAGCTTCTTGATCCTCTTCAGGTGTACGATAATTTTAAGGATTACAATAGCAGTGTTAGTAAATTACGAAGTATTGAGGAAGGTTATCTTGCGCAAATCGACAATCCCCGTTTTGTGCGCGAAATGAAAAATAGGATCAAAAAGAATACATTATATTATAATTATGTATTTGCGTTCAATTGGCTGAAGAAAAACGGTGAAATTGTAAATGATCCGGATTTTGACAAATACCTCCTATCTGAAGAATGGACAGGTTCTGGATCAGAAGATTTTTCGGATATAAATACCGTTCTAAATTATTATATCATTTTTAATATGCCAGAAGTTGATTTGCTGGACATTATGAAAACGATGAAAAAATGTCTTTCAAATCAGGATGTCTTGAATCAGGAATCTACAAATGTAATGGGTAATATACTCGAAAACAGAGGGAAAGGGGATATTGGGAAGATGATGAAATATTACAGAGAGATATGTAATGATGGCAAAGAAATTGAAAGAATAGCAGCAGTTCGCAGCATGACTAAAAAACTGGAAATTGGAGCTTTGGCACCCGATTTTGAAATGAAGGACCTTGAAGGAAATATGCTCCATCTTTCAGATTTAAAAGGCAAAGCTTTGTTTATTGATGTATGGGCAACATGGTGTGGTCCCTGTAAATTGGAAATACCGCATTTTAAGAAAATTGCTGATCACTATAAAGAGGATGAAAGAATACGATTTATTAGCATCTCTATAGATGAAAATAGTAACGCATGGAAAAAATTACTTCTTAAAGAAAAGCCTGAATGGGCGCAGTATATTGTTGATGGAGGAAATGGATCTGAACTGTGCAAAAAATATCAGATCAATTCAATTCCTAGATTCATGTTTTTCGATAAAGATGGTAAAATCGTTAACACCCATGCTCCGTATCCTTCTGAAGATGATGTTTTAGAATACATTAATAGTCATTTGTAA
- a CDS encoding RagB/SusD family nutrient uptake outer membrane protein, producing the protein MKKIKIIIQLFLMLVMLSGCTDYLDVKPRGYDVPEKLEHYAGLLYGKDDIFTLSVFPNMSFEFTTTENGYNFAYSVLGAEDMNAYKWESDIFRTDDVCSEWNDPCKQLYTINLVVDEVLQASDGTEDEKKAVWAEARVMRAWYTFMMAQFFGAPYNESTAASDLCIPIITTSATVDVEFPRAKVQEVYNYVITEMEESLPFLEDREEHFKRIFMPTGNAMLGKVYWMMGKYEKALPYLQVAKNKIDSDGSRGLLNYNDLMEEGEISYPNVAKTNPESLYSESIYPRLWLALYPSFVGSTLLHIKTQVLEKYFTPNDYRLAMVSGLNSGLSAYAQSSLDPSDYYYPNSSRIATDIGVTVADVYLMYAECLARNSQTTEAESVLTEFRENRIEPGYADIPADVNTQEELIKFVVAERIREGIGMGTTWFDMRRLWDDSLFQDMKQYYTHTDGIDTYSLTKERLTMKIPPSVIIWNPEYQNNN; encoded by the coding sequence ATGAAAAAGATTAAAATTATTATACAGCTATTCCTGATGCTGGTTATGCTTTCAGGATGTACAGACTATTTGGATGTAAAACCAAGAGGTTACGATGTTCCTGAAAAATTGGAACATTACGCAGGTTTACTATATGGAAAAGACGATATATTTACTTTAAGTGTTTTTCCAAATATGAGTTTTGAATTTACTACTACCGAAAACGGTTATAATTTTGCGTATTCTGTTTTGGGTGCTGAAGATATGAATGCATACAAGTGGGAATCTGATATTTTTAGAACAGACGATGTTTGCAGCGAATGGAATGATCCATGTAAACAACTTTATACTATTAATTTAGTAGTAGATGAAGTACTTCAGGCTTCAGATGGAACTGAGGATGAAAAGAAAGCCGTTTGGGCAGAAGCAAGGGTTATGAGAGCATGGTATACTTTTATGATGGCTCAGTTTTTTGGTGCTCCATATAATGAAAGTACTGCGGCTTCAGATTTGTGTATTCCTATAATTACTACATCCGCAACCGTTGATGTGGAATTTCCCAGAGCAAAGGTTCAAGAAGTTTATAATTATGTAATAACAGAAATGGAAGAATCTCTTCCCTTTTTGGAGGACAGAGAAGAGCATTTTAAACGGATTTTTATGCCTACAGGGAATGCAATGCTGGGAAAGGTGTATTGGATGATGGGAAAATATGAGAAGGCTCTGCCATATCTTCAAGTTGCAAAAAATAAGATTGATTCAGATGGTTCCAGAGGCTTGTTAAATTATAATGATTTGATGGAAGAAGGTGAAATTTCTTATCCTAATGTTGCAAAGACCAATCCCGAATCACTTTATTCTGAATCTATCTACCCAAGATTGTGGTTGGCTCTTTATCCTTCATTTGTAGGTTCCACTTTGCTGCATATAAAAACTCAAGTTTTAGAAAAGTATTTTACTCCCAATGATTATCGACTGGCAATGGTATCAGGATTAAATTCTGGATTAAGTGCGTATGCTCAATCATCTTTGGATCCATCTGATTACTATTATCCAAATTCAAGCAGAATAGCAACAGATATTGGTGTAACTGTGGCAGATGTTTATTTAATGTATGCAGAGTGTTTAGCTCGTAATTCACAAACAACTGAAGCCGAATCAGTCTTGACCGAATTTAGGGAGAATAGAATAGAACCCGGATATGCAGATATTCCTGCCGATGTGAATACACAAGAGGAGTTAATCAAATTTGTGGTTGCGGAAAGAATAAGGGAAGGAATCGGTATGGGAACTACATGGTTTGATATGAGGCGCTTGTGGGATGATTCATTATTTCAGGATATGAAACAATACTACACACATACAGATGGTATTGATACGTATTCATTAACAAAGGAAAGACTTACAATGAAGATTCCGCCTTCTGTGATAATTTGGAATCCTGAATATCAGAATAACAATTAA